A genomic window from Silene latifolia isolate original U9 population chromosome Y, ASM4854445v1, whole genome shotgun sequence includes:
- the LOC141631725 gene encoding uncharacterized protein LOC141631725, translating into MVHGASGGGIINKNPDEANELLSELAESTRQFSVRSKTRRVSIASSNPSLESKVEDLTSLLREMIMGNKQQVHACGICSSNGHVTDQCPQMQEETEEVNAAGAFGQPQKRFEPYYNPMRRDHPGFQYGNPQGGLQPPSQQNQGSSFGQQGLSQNFGQQFGQSKPRFIPRPQGPNSFSSQGQTSTPSMSTEDMIQALTSNVATMQANQVQFQQETKASIQNLENQFGQMSSDLGRLEARDSGKLPSQTIPNPKPNASAMTLRSGKELQGSKAKISEIIEQEEEELVIEPNIAPPLVQKEKVTPVVTPTYVDAPPFPEALKRKSRPTQDKDVYETFRKCEVNIPLLDLLKSVPRYAKFLKELCTIKRNQKLKGFQKVKVNEHVSALFQHKLPPKCSDPDMFTVPCTLGDTTIPNAMLDLGASINVLPYSLYKSLKLGPLVKTGVVIQLVDR; encoded by the coding sequence ATGGTACATGGTGCTAGTGGTGGAGGCATCATCAACAAAAATCCGGATGAAGCTAATGAATTGTTGAGTGAGCTTGCCGAAAGCACACGTCAATTTAGTGTGAGATCCAAAACAAGAAGGGTGAGCATAGCTAGTTCTAACCCTTCCTTGGAAAGCAAGGTTGAAGATTTAACTTCCTTATTGAGGGAGATGATCATGGGGAACAAGCAACAAGTGCACGCTTGTGGTATTTGTTCATCTAATGGGCATGTCACCGATCAATGCCCACAAATGCAAGAGGAGACCGAGGAGGTGAATGCCGCGGGTGCTTTTGGTCAACCCCAAAAGAGGTTTGAACCTTACTATAATCCTATGAGAAGAGACCATCCCGGTTTCCAATATGGGAATCCACAAGGCGGCTTGCAACCGCCAAGCCAACAAAATCAAGGCTCgtcatttggtcaacaaggtCTATCTCAAAATTTTGGACAACAATTTGGTCAATCTAAACCAAGGTTCATTCCAAGACCACAAGGTCCAAATTCATTCTCTTCTCAAGGTCAAACTTCCACTCCATCCATGTCTACGGAGGACATGATTCAGGCTCTTACTTCTAATGTGGCTACTATGCAAGCTAATCAAGTGCAATTTCAACAAGAGACAAAGGCTAGCATTCAAAACTTGGAAAATCAATTTGGGCAAATGTCTAGTGATCTTGGGAGACTTGAAGCTAGAGATTCCGGGAAATTGCCTTCCCAAACCATTCCTAATCCCAAGCCTAATGCAAGTGCCATGACTTTGAGGAGTGGAAAGGAGTTGCAAGGGTCAAAAGCAAAGATTAGTGAGATCATTGAGCAAGAGGAGGAGGAGTTGGTCATTGAGCCTAATATCGCCCCACCATTGGTTCAAAAGGAGAAAGTAACACCGGTTGTCACACCTACTTATGTGGATGCTCCACCATTTCCCGAGGCTCTCAAGAGGAAAAGCCGCCCTACACAAGACAAAGATGTCTATGAGACCTTTCGCAAATGTGAGGTAAACATTCCTTTATTAGACTTATTGAAAAGTGTGCCTAGGTATGCTAAGTTTCTTAAAGAGTTGTGTACCATTAAAAGGAATCAAAAATTGAAGGGTTTCCAAAAAGTTAAAGTTAATGAACATGTGTCGGCCTTGTTTCAACATAAGCTACCACCTAAGTGTAGTGATCCGGATATGTTTACCGTACCTTGCACCTTAGGAGACACCACTATTCCCAATGCTATGCTTGACTTAGGTGCTTCAATTAATGTACTCCCTTATTCCTTGTACAAGTCTTTGAAATTGGGACCATTGGTTAAAACGGGGGTGGTAATTCAATTGGTCGACCGTTAA